ataagattataagttaatgttttatgtttaaaatgcataaaattttagactaatacataatattgtgttatttgtattgatttaaatatttagtgttattagacaatattattattgattatagttatgttttaattttaaagaatgattggttcttgttatattttttaagtgaattttactatgtgaattgtgaaATAATGGTTGAAGATTAGCTGATTTTTACATGGCAAAGATCCGATTTTCACTTGATTTTTATCTGATTTTCACCCGGTCCAAAGATGTGTAGGTTTCATCGGATTTAAGATGGATTAGGGTCTAAAAATTAGATCCGATCTATATTTTAGGTCAGATTTAAATTAAGCCAAAGGCAGTGTGGTCCGGTCTACATGTACACCCCTACTGCTTGGCATTGGCTATTGAAAAATGGGAGGaggaattaattttataatttgtaataattaattagttattattaatatttttaataatataaaattatttattttaataaaagtgcaGCTACTTAAAGTTTTTCTTGCCTATTTATACAGCGTTTGGAGGGAGCATTTTTGTAGAGATTTATCCAAATTAACCAAGCAaccaaccccctcttcttcttcaagttatCTCTCTCAGACACAGCCATGGAGAATCAGCAGCACATGGTGTTACTTTCAAGTCCAGGGCTTGGCCATCTCATACCAGTCATCGAACTGGGAAAACGATTCGTCTTCCATCACAACCTCAAAATCACCATCATCGCCTTCACTTCGCATACCTCACATGCTGAAAAACTCGTCCTCAAGACTGCCACGTCCGGCGGTTTCATCGACATCGTAGAAATCCCCCCGCCGGACATATCCTCTGTCATCGACCCCGACGCCGCCATCGTCACCCGCCTCTGTGTCATGATGCGTGAAGGCGTCCCTGCCATCCGTGACGCTCTTTCCAACCTGGCAGGCACGGCCACGGTGCGACCTTCGGCACTCATCGTAGACATATTTGGGACGGAGGCTCTTGGTGTTGCAGAAGAATTGAAGATGCGTAAGTACGTGTTCGTGGCTTCCCATGCTTGGTTCCTTTCCTTGTTGATATACGCTCCAACTCTTGACAAACAAGTTCAGGGTCAATATGTTGACCAGAAAGAACCATTCCAGATCCCCGGTTGCACTCCGCTTCGACCCGAAGACGTGGTTGACCCCATGTTGGACCGAAATGACAAGCAGTACCAAGAATACCTAGGTTTTTGCAACGGAATACCCAAAGGTGACACTATACCGTGCATTATATTCTCTATAATTGTTATGAAATTTCCTATTTTGCAGAAAGTTACCACATATatctaaaaataagagaaatcacTTCATGACAAATatgtttagtataaataaacaaaaagaattgCCTAAATAAAAAAAGGCATCAATAcgtatttgaataaaataaataagcatAGAAATATATTTCATTAACTAAATTTCATAATATTTtacaagtataaaataaaaatacattatgagtaatatatatttaagtttAAAGTTATTACTTGGTTGTTTCATATGTATGTTTGTATACTATATTGTTGTAATTCACATGTATAGACGAAGAatagaaaagggaaaaagaatattaaaagaagttgaaaaaggaagaggaacaaGTAATAATCAAGAAAAGACAGTTTTTATAAAAAGTTCTCTTAAGTAGTCcttatatcaaattaattaaaggtTATTAGTTAAGAATCCAAtagtagaatttttttttaaatttataaactttatccaaccttataaaatatttttaattttaaatggtAAAAATTCAGACGATAAAgacattttttatctattaaagaGATTATcatgtattaaatttttgacatataatatagattaaaaacgttatctttattaaaaaatattactatatttttaatatcgttaatttgattttgatactaattttttaatttatttaaagtttaattttttaataataatcttattagaaaattattttatatttttattacttttataaattttataatattttttttcattttNNNNNNNNNNNNNNNNNNNNNNNNNNNNNNNNNNNNNNNNNNNNNNNNNNNNNNNNNNNNNNNNNNNNNNNNNNNNNNNNNNNNNNNNATCTATgtttttagaatatattttttaactgtgtccaaacaaaaagttaaaaaaacatatttttttgctATAATTATATGAGTAGTGTCCATTTTAAATGTTTGATGATTGACAAAATATTTGTATAGACATGCCAAAACCTTGTATAAAATAATAGATTACTGTTTTAAACCGATTAGTTAATGATATAGGTGACGGGGTGCTGGTGAACACTTGGGAGACTCTTCAACAGAAAGATCTTGAATCACTGAGAAACAGAAACTTATTGGGTGGGATCCTGAAGGCTCCGGTCTATGCTGTGGGGCCCCTAGTAAGGCTGCCCGATTCAGAAATGAGTCAAGGGATTGAATGGCTCACGCATTGGCTCGACGGTCAACCGGAGGAATCGGTGATATACGTGTCATTTGGGAGCGGTGGAACGATGTCGTGTGAGCAAATGACAGAGCTGGCTTGGGGTTTAGAGCTGAGCGGCCAGAGGTTTATTTGGGTGCTTCGCGCACCCATAGACGCTGCGGACGCAGCTTTTTTCACCACTGGGAGTGATGGCCGCGATGAAGGCGGCAGTAAGCTGTCAAAGTACTTGCCGGAAGGGTTCTCGTCGAGGACGTACAACGTTGGCGTTTTGGTTTCGGAATGGGGCCCACAAGTTGATATTTTGACGCACCCTTCCGTTGGTGGCTTTTTATCGCACTGTGGCTGGAATTCCGCTCTTGAAAGCATTACTAACGGGGTGCCCATGATTGCTTGGCCTCTCTACGCCGAGCAGAGGATGAACGCAACGCTGTTCGTGGAGGAGCTCGGGGTGGCTGTGAGGCCAAGGGTTCTGCCGACCAAGAAGGTGGTGGACAGGGATGAGATCGCGAGCGTGGTGAGGGAGATCATGGTGGTTGAAGAAGATTGTAAtaaggtgaagaagaagaaccctaTAAGGGAGGGAGTGAAAGCCATACGGCGAAGTGCGGTGGAAGCTTTGTCCAAAGGAGGCGCACTTGCTCAAGTGGTGGCGACTGGCGAGGAGTGAGTGACGGAATGATCGACACGTGTTACCTATCCCTTGCacgttttaaatttatttttttattataaaccagaacaaaattaatttattatagcaacaataataacttaattgtctgtattataattattagactcAATTTGATCCGATCGAATTATACCATCTAaattaaatatctttaaattttttataaaaagacaattatattcctaatttttattcttcggatatttaaatttttaaaaatttaaaaatacaattaaattctaaaaaaattaaatatattattattattataaaaaatcgattttattctaatttattaaaaaatttaaaaataatcaatttattaatacgtctaataataatattatccaTAAATATCTTTATACATCTTTATCAAACCCCCTATTATTTGTGATCTCACATTACTATCCGTAAATATCTTTATACATCTTTATCAAACCCCCTATTATTTGTGATCTCACATTACTATCCGTAAATATCTTTATACATCTTTATCAAACCCTGCTACATACTCGTTGTCCTTGCTGTGCATGCATCGATTGTCCCCTATTATTAAGGGTGTGTTTGAAAAATAtgttgatgaaaaaaaaatgtgtttgaactttttaaaagttttacaGTTATAtttgacaatttttttctttttaaaggtAGAAATAATTCTGCCTCTAAATTCATGTTGAGaagaaactaaaattgtaaTTTCTGCATTTTCCGTTGATGGTTGCTGGGTTACCTTTAGAAAATTAGGTGAGaaattcatttcttttttaCCAACCTTAcccttctttttattctataaaaAGAATAccaataactaataaattaaatattttaattttttattatttttagtactcattttcatattttaatttttagtgttACGATTTCtgtgttatatttttatataaatttttttatcattttctatactattttttatatgtatatttttaatgaaatatttgttatttttatttgactttagttatatgattttttatttattttattgtatttcttttattcatatgataaaatgttgttgattttttttattttttgtagtgctataattttttaggtattttaatttattaatttttatgatattttattattttttatttatatgaattctttttttctatcttttactACATTGTAATTATGTTgtgtatgaaatttttttattttttcattttattcataagaattttatttagtttttattgtatatttttattcatatgataGTATCCAGTACGAATTGATAATTAGGTAAGACCATTTTATTCATTTCAGTCTTTAATctctatttatgatttatctgttataaaaagtaattttatatcaatttttacgtcataaactataaataaaaactcaaaacatctttatttttttgcattAAGAGAAACTAATTTTAATCTCTATTGTaatcttatttaattaattaaaatNNNNNNNNNNNNNNNNNNNNNNNNNNNNNNNNNNNNNNNNNNNNNNNNNNNNNNNNNNNNNNNNNNNNNNNNNNNNNNNNNNNNNNNNNNNNNNNNNNNNNNNNNNNNNNNNNNNNNNNNNNNNNNNNNNNNNNNNNNNNNNNNNNNNNNNNNNNNNNNNNNNNNNNNNNNNNNNNNNNNNNNNNNNNNNNTTTCAatagataattaaattattaattaattattgtttaaataattaatataaattattaattaaatatagatataattaattattataattattaataaattaattataatttaattatttaattaattataattttatataaatattttttttataataagttGTCATGTGACAAATTATTATTGGAGGGAGAAAATTCCAGTTCAAAGGAATTACTCGTGTCTCTCTCTTGTCTCTTCTTTTCTAATGGTTGGTCCCTCCATATGTCTGAAAGAGGGCTTCAATTTTTAGCCCTTTGGAGGTGCTCTTAACTCTTAAggaaatgaggagagagagaaggagaagggAAGGGTTTGGGTGGAAATAAATTTTCTCTATATCTTTAATATTTGAAggaataaaatatgattttatactattaattttataaataagactaaaaataaatataagagagaataataaaagatgagattaaataattaattattgtttaatGTAATGTGTTACTGTATAAGATTATTGCTTTAtcttttatgattttgtttgttttattaaatgatagaataagataaaatattaaaaataagacataaataacaaacataaaattttttatttgatcataattagaataaattataaaatttaatttatttttattttttatctaaaaaatttgaataaaaaatttaattataaaaaattaataaaaataataataaataaataaaaaataaattatatttttattagtatttttttatttttttattaaaatgaatacaaaatatattaatttaatattttttaatataatatttctatttatattttatttattaaatataattttatatcactATATCTTGTgtcaatctttttcttaaagTGGAATAGATGTATCATGTTTAATTTGTATGCATGTGGTGATTGTACCCCAAACGACATGGGAAGTGGGCCATTGTTATCCGCAACATCATAACTTCATAAGAAGAAGCCTAAATGCAAAAGTTAAAGAGTACAGACAAGGGAGAAAACGAATAATGCTGTCAACCccgacctccttgcactcaaacaaaaataacttgagttacagagatccaattgacaTGATTTCAGCGGCATTAAAAAGCTAACTTTCATAgttttccaacgatatataatagtatacccTTTTCTTCCATTTGATTCGGCTTCCTCCACGTTGAACTTGGGAAACCTCAGGTTCAGCATGGAGCCCACGCACCAAAGGAGTCCAACGCACGTCATCCCACGCttcccaagttcagcgtggactcAAAGGAAAACAATAAGGAAGCACTGTCTCCTCCATGCTGAACTTGAGAATTTTCAAGTTCAGCATGGATTCAAAGCTCCAAAGGGCATACTGCTCtcatccacgctgaacttgataattctcaagttcagcgtggacctTAATAATCCAAGTGGTCCCCATTCACGTCCAAAGGCTGCACgcagaatttatttaattttttattaaacttttatttttttataattagaaaaatatattatttagtttagcaaatatattttacattaattaggattagatataaaagggaaaagaatcagcccttcgaaaatctcttctctctcttctacctCATTCTGCATTTTATAGTTTTACGGATcctagtttttctctctaaactatgaacaactaaatctCTACTGTTAagattaggagctctgtctattgtatggattgatactattatttttctattttaattcatgtactgatttatatttcaagaattactttcgttctttattttatgaatttgggtggaacaaaagtatgacccttgttctaattgagttcttgtataacttggaaaagctctttacttgaacaatagcttgaaaacaatttctcctaaacttctaattatctggatttaacgggatacgtgacatataatcctcttatatttgggtaattagggtttttgtggcatataaactagaattgtacttcaccctctaattagaattaagtgaccaaagaattggcggttgatgaattttagaggagactaaaaaggtctaaggaattagggtttagtcacatacaattttccatgaattaaatcttgcatgattaaaatagttagtaaaaaaagtcaatccggaaaatagatatctctgatgtgttaagtgttttctctatatatatttcacctcaatttattgcttgcttttTGATTATCTGAATTAATGATTAATACTTTTGAacacttaaatattattttctgtttgtctaattaagtaaatcacttaaccattgttgcttaatccatcaatcctcgtgggatcgaccctcactcacctgaggtattacttggtacgacccggtgcacttgccgattagtttgtgggttataaattccgcaccatCTCTCGGCCTCAAGTAcgattttttcaaattttgttctAATTTCTTGTTTAATCTCATTTTTGTGAACTTTTTTTATGTTCTgacttctatttttttatgttgtgacTTGATGATTTTTCTATTAGTTAT
The Arachis duranensis cultivar V14167 chromosome 5, aradu.V14167.gnm2.J7QH, whole genome shotgun sequence genome window above contains:
- the LOC107487881 gene encoding anthocyanidin 3-O-glucosyltransferase 5-like isoform X1; protein product: MENQQHMVLLSSPGLGHLIPVIELGKRFVFHHNLKITIIAFTSHTSHAEKLVLKTATSGGFIDIVEIPPPDISSVIDPDAAIVTRLCVMMREGVPAIRDALSNLAGTATVRPSALIVDIFGTEALGVAEELKMRKYVFVASHAWFLSLLIYAPTLDKQVQGQYVDQKEPFQIPGCTPLRPEDVVDPMLDRNDKQYQEYLGFCNGIPKVNDIGDGVLVNTWETLQQKDLESLRNRNLLGGILKAPVYAVGPLVRLPDSEMSQGIEWLTHWLDGQPEESVIYVSFGSGGTMSCEQMTELAWGLELSGQRFIWVLRAPIDAADAAFFTTGSDGRDEGGSKLSKYLPEGFSSRTYNVGVLVSEWGPQVDILTHPSVGGFLSHCGWNSALESITNGVPMIAWPLYAEQRMNATLFVEELGVAVRPRVLPTKKVVDRDEIASVVREIMVVEEDCNKVKKKNPIREGVKAIRRSAVEALSKGGALAQVVATGEE
- the LOC107487881 gene encoding anthocyanidin 3-O-glucosyltransferase 5-like isoform X2, whose amino-acid sequence is MENQQHMVLLSSPGLGHLIPVIELGKRFVFHHNLKITIIAFTSHTSHAEKLVLKTATSGGFIDIVEIPPPDISSVIDPDAAIVTRLCVMMREGVPAIRDALSNLAGTATVRPSALIVDIFGTEALGVAEELKMRKYVFVASHAWFLSLLIYAPTLDKQVQGQYVDQKEPFQIPGCTPLRPEDVVDPMLDRNDKQYQEYLGFCNGIPKGDGVLVNTWETLQQKDLESLRNRNLLGGILKAPVYAVGPLVRLPDSEMSQGIEWLTHWLDGQPEESVIYVSFGSGGTMSCEQMTELAWGLELSGQRFIWVLRAPIDAADAAFFTTGSDGRDEGGSKLSKYLPEGFSSRTYNVGVLVSEWGPQVDILTHPSVGGFLSHCGWNSALESITNGVPMIAWPLYAEQRMNATLFVEELGVAVRPRVLPTKKVVDRDEIASVVREIMVVEEDCNKVKKKNPIREGVKAIRRSAVEALSKGGALAQVVATGEE